The Streptomyces sp. A2-16 sequence CGAACGGAACAGCTCGAATACATCGCCGCGGTGACCCGGCTCGGCTCGCTGCGCCGGGCGGCGGAGGAACTGCGGCTTTCACAGCCCGCGTTGAGCGAGACCGTGCGGAACCTGGAACGCGAGCTCGGGGTCGACCTGCTGGAGCGCAAACGGTCGGGGGCGACGATGAGCGCGGAGGGCCGGGAGCTGCTGCCGCACATCGTCGGGGTGCTGGAGGCGGTGGACCGGCTGCGGTCGGCGGCGGGCGAGCAGCACCGCATCAGCCGCATGGTCCGGGTCGGGACGGTGAACGCGGCGACCGTGCCGCTGCTGATTCCGGCGGTCGAGGATTTCCGGGCCGCTCACCCGGTCACCCAGGTCGAGGTGGTCGGCGCGCAGCAGACGGACATCCACCGGGCGCTGTCGGAGGGCGGGTTCGACCTCGGTCTGGTCAACCACCTCGACGGTGACGACACGCCCGCCGGATTCGAGTCCGTCCAACTGCTGCACGGCCGGCCGGTGGTGTGTCTGCGCCCGGACAGCCCGCTGGCCGCGCGGACGTGTGTGCCGGTGGACGAACTGCTGGCCCAGCCGTTGATCGCGATGCGGACCGGCTATGTCATGAACCGTTTCGTCCACCGGCTGCTGGCCGGCCGGGACCCGTCCTTCGCCTGTTCCACCGACGGTGCCGAGATGGGCAAGCTGATGGTGGCCGAAGGGCTGGGGGTGACCGTGCTGCCGGACTTCAGCGTGGTCGGGGATCCGCTGGAGCGGCAGGGCACGATCACCCACCGGCCGATCGAGGGGGACTCCACCCGGGTGCTGCTGATGCTCCAGCGCCGCAGGGCCGAGTCCGTGCCGCGGGCCGCCCGGGATCTGCACGAGGTGTTCGTGCGCCGGGCCCGGCAGTTGGGCGGCACGCTGACGGGCTCCCCCTGAGGGCGCGGATCAGTCCTCGTCGCGCCCCGGGACCACCACGAGGAACGCGTCGGACTGGATGTCCATCACCACTGTGGCAGGCTCACCCTGCGCCCGCCGCTGCGCCGCGTACTCCTCGGCCGGCCACGATCCGCGCGGAGCTCCCGCTGGAAACCGCTCCAACACCTTCGCGCTCATAGCGGCGGACACCTCCAACATCGCTGACGAACCGTCTCGTACCAGTCCGCTTGCCCGGGATTCACGTGTACATGCTCACGACTTCGTGTTGTCGGCGACGGCTGTCGGCCACCAGACGCGGGCCCCGATGTCGCGGACCAGCGCGGGCACGAGCAGGGACCGGACGACCAGCGTGTCGAGCAGGACACCGAAGGCGACGATGAACGCGATCTGGGCGAGGAACGCCAGCGGGATCACCCCGAGGGCGGCGAAGGTGGCGGCCAGCACCACGCCCGCGGAGGTGATGACCCCGCCGGTGGTGACCAGTCCGCGCGCCGTTCCCTGGCGCACGCCGTGGCGCAGCGACTCCTCGCGGACCCGGGACATCAGGAAGATGTTGTAGTCGACGCCGAGGGCGACCAGGAACACGAACCCGTACAGCGGCACGGAGGGATCGGTGCCGGTGAAGCCGAACACATGGCGGAAGACCAGGGCCGAGACGCCGAGCGTGGTCAGGAAGTTGAGGGCCACCGTGGCCACCAGCAGCACGGGCAGCAGCAGCGAGCGCAGCAGGACGACCAGGATCACCAGGATGATCGCGAGGACCACGGGGACGATGAGAGTGCGGTCGTGCTCGGCGGTGCGCAGGGTGTCGTACTGCTGGGCGGTGTAGCCGCCGACGAGGGCGTCCGCGTCAGGCACCTCGTGCAGGGCGGCACGCAGCCTCGCGACGGTCTTCTTGGCGGAGTCGCTGTCGGGTGCGGCGGTGAGGGTGACGTCGACGCGGACCCTGCCGTCGACGACGAGCGGGGCGGCTCCGGGTCGGCCGGAGGCGCTCGCCGGTGCGGCCGAGGCGACACCCTCGGTGTCCCGGGCGGCCCGGACGACCTCGGTCAGCCGGTCGGCGTCCGCGACGACCACGGCGGGGTTGCCCGAGCCTGCCGGGAAGTGCCGGCTCAGGGTCTGCTGGGCCGTGACCGAGGGGGCGTCGTCGACGAAGGTCTCGTCGAGGGGAACACCCTTGGCGGTGAGGGCGGGGGCGAAGGCAGCCCCGGCCAGCAGAACGACGAGGGTGAGCGCCCAGACCTTGCGCGGCGCCCGGTCGACGAGGGCGGCGATCCGGTGCCAGACGCCTTCGTTGCTCTCGTCCGTGGGGCGGGGGCGGGCGGGCCAGTAGGCTGCGCGGCCCAGGAGGGCGAGAGCCGCGGGCAGGAAGGTCAGGGAGGTCAGGACGGCGCAGGCGATGCCGATGGCGCCGACCGGGCCGAGCGCGCGATTGTTGGTGAGGTCGCTCAGCAGCAGGGCGAGCAGTCCGAGCGCCACGGTGGCCGCGCTGGCGACGATCGCCGCCCAGGACCGCCGCAGCGCTGCCCCGGCGGCGGTGAACCGGTCGGCGCCGCGGGCGAGTTCCTCGCGGTAGCGGGCGGTGAGGAGCAGGGCGTAGTCGGTGGCCGCGCCGATCACGAGGATGGACAGGATGCCCTGCACCTGCCCGTCCACGCGGACGACGTCGTGGTCGGCCAGGGCGTACACCACCGCGCAGGCCACCCCCAGGGCGAACACCGAGCCGAGGATGATCACCAGTGGCAGGAGCATGCTGCGGTACACCAGCAGCAGGATGACCAGGACGACGGCCAGCGCGACGGCGAGGAGCAGTCCGTCGATGCCGGCGAAGGCGTCGGACAGGTCGGCCTGGGTGGCGGCGGGACCGGCGAGCCGCACGGTCGTGCCGGGGACGCGCTCGGCGGCGGACCGGATCCGTTCGAGGGTGCCGGGGAGGCCGTCACCGAGGTCGGGGCGCAGCGGGACCACGCCCTGGAGGGCCTGCCGGTCCTCGGAGGGGATCGCGGGGGACACCTCGCCGGCGACTCCCGGGGCGTCGGCGAGGGAGCGCAGGACCTCGGTGGCGTCCGCCTTCCGGTCGGCCACCGCGGCCCCGGTCCAGACGACGATCACGGGCAGGGTCTCGCTCTGCCGGAACTTCTTCTGCTCGGCGATGACCGCGGTGGACTCCGCGCTGCGCGGCAGGAACGCGGCCTGGTCGTTGGTCGCGACCTCACCGAGGCGCCCGGCGTAGGGGCCGAGGACGCCGCCGGCGACGAGCCAGACGGCCAGCAGGAGCAGCGGGACGAGCACACGGGTCCGTCGGGCGGCGGGGGACATGGGTCTCCAGGGGTCGACGACGGGTACCTCAACGATAAACAATCTCAATCATTGAGCATTTAACGCCGGTGATCATAACCGGGTGCCCGAATCAGCCGCCCTTCGGCCTCACGGCGGCGAGTTCCTCGTTCAACGCCTCCAGGAAGCGCACCACCACGGTCAGCTCCTGCTCGCCGAACCGGGAGCGGGCCGACTCGGTCGCCTCGGCGAGCGGACGGAAGTAGGAGCGCGCGGCCGTCCGGGCGTCCTGTTCGTAGTGGAGATGGACGACCCTGCGGTCCGCGCTCTCCCGGACACGGCGGATGTGGCCCGCCCGCTCCAGCCGGTCCACACAGGCGGTCACCGCGCCCGAGGTGAGTCCGAGGTGGCGGCGCAGTCCGCCGGGTGTCATCGGCTCGTCCGCGTCCATGATCGCCGCAAGCGCCTGGATGTCGGTGGCGTGCAGACCGTGGTCCCCCGCGAAACCCTGGACCAGCCGGTTGATCTCGCCGTTCATCCGGCGCAGCCGTACGGCGAACGCGTACAGGTCGGTCGGCGCCCGGCCCGCACCGGACTCCGGTGGTTCGCCCTGTTCCCGCTGGTTCGCTGTGGCCACGTGATCAGCGTATAGAAGTGCCCTCCTCTCCCGGGCCGCAGCCGCATCCGAACCGGGCCCGGAGGCGGAAGTGATCACAGGACAGCGACAGGAGGGCAGGGAAGCGATGGACCACGACGGCACGCGCGCGGGGCCGCTCTGCCTGGTGACCGGTGCGACGGGATACATCGGAGGCCGGCTGGTTCCCGAGCTGCTCGACGCGGGCTACCGCGTACGGTGTCTCGCCCGCTCCCCCGACCGGCTGCGCGACCATCCCTGGGCCGGCGAGGCCGAGGTGGTCGCCGGTGACGTGACCGACGCCGAGTCCGTCGCCCGGGCCCTGGACGGGGTGGACGTGGCGTACTACCTGGTGCACGCGATGAGCTCCGGCGACGACTTCGAGGAGATCGACCGCAGGGCCGCGCGGATCTTCGCCGAGCGGG is a genomic window containing:
- a CDS encoding LysR family transcriptional regulator is translated as MRTEQLEYIAAVTRLGSLRRAAEELRLSQPALSETVRNLERELGVDLLERKRSGATMSAEGRELLPHIVGVLEAVDRLRSAAGEQHRISRMVRVGTVNAATVPLLIPAVEDFRAAHPVTQVEVVGAQQTDIHRALSEGGFDLGLVNHLDGDDTPAGFESVQLLHGRPVVCLRPDSPLAARTCVPVDELLAQPLIAMRTGYVMNRFVHRLLAGRDPSFACSTDGAEMGKLMVAEGLGVTVLPDFSVVGDPLERQGTITHRPIEGDSTRVLLMLQRRRAESVPRAARDLHEVFVRRARQLGGTLTGSP
- a CDS encoding MMPL family transporter, which produces MSPAARRTRVLVPLLLLAVWLVAGGVLGPYAGRLGEVATNDQAAFLPRSAESTAVIAEQKKFRQSETLPVIVVWTGAAVADRKADATEVLRSLADAPGVAGEVSPAIPSEDRQALQGVVPLRPDLGDGLPGTLERIRSAAERVPGTTVRLAGPAATQADLSDAFAGIDGLLLAVALAVVLVILLLVYRSMLLPLVIILGSVFALGVACAVVYALADHDVVRVDGQVQGILSILVIGAATDYALLLTARYREELARGADRFTAAGAALRRSWAAIVASAATVALGLLALLLSDLTNNRALGPVGAIGIACAVLTSLTFLPAALALLGRAAYWPARPRPTDESNEGVWHRIAALVDRAPRKVWALTLVVLLAGAAFAPALTAKGVPLDETFVDDAPSVTAQQTLSRHFPAGSGNPAVVVADADRLTEVVRAARDTEGVASAAPASASGRPGAAPLVVDGRVRVDVTLTAAPDSDSAKKTVARLRAALHEVPDADALVGGYTAQQYDTLRTAEHDRTLIVPVVLAIILVILVVLLRSLLLPVLLVATVALNFLTTLGVSALVFRHVFGFTGTDPSVPLYGFVFLVALGVDYNIFLMSRVREESLRHGVRQGTARGLVTTGGVITSAGVVLAATFAALGVIPLAFLAQIAFIVAFGVLLDTLVVRSLLVPALVRDIGARVWWPTAVADNTKS
- a CDS encoding MarR family winged helix-turn-helix transcriptional regulator; the encoded protein is MATANQREQGEPPESGAGRAPTDLYAFAVRLRRMNGEINRLVQGFAGDHGLHATDIQALAAIMDADEPMTPGGLRRHLGLTSGAVTACVDRLERAGHIRRVRESADRRVVHLHYEQDARTAARSYFRPLAEATESARSRFGEQELTVVVRFLEALNEELAAVRPKGG